The following coding sequences are from one Shewanella violacea DSS12 window:
- a CDS encoding efflux RND transporter periplasmic adaptor subunit yields MKKSLLLIPILIVIALVASFSSLTQAHKPNDKSARAPRVVPVVTGVVEQHQLSQTISLVGKLQADKSVYISPEVAGKIKVIHVTANQEVHAGQLLIQLEDAKPQASVSEAKAYLKDEQRKLKEYLKLIDRNAITQTEIDAQRASVDIATARLGSAKAELEFNYIKAPFSGTAGLLDFSLGAMVTAGSELLSLDDLSSMRVDLQVPENYLSMLSVGMTVTATSRAWPDSAFTGHVMAIDSRINQETLNLKVRVKFDNTDHKLKPGMMMSASLSFPAVSEPVIPVQAIEYSGTKRFVYGVGEDQLAKRIQVTLGARIQDEVIITDGLSVGDRIVVQGLVNMRDGLRVDELSNQDESITAGHTLGEPQGDRS; encoded by the coding sequence ATGAAAAAAAGTCTGCTGTTGATCCCCATTCTTATCGTGATAGCCCTTGTCGCTTCGTTCAGTAGCTTGACTCAGGCGCACAAACCTAATGATAAGTCGGCTCGTGCGCCGCGTGTAGTACCAGTGGTTACTGGTGTTGTCGAACAGCATCAGTTATCTCAAACTATCTCCTTAGTAGGCAAGTTGCAGGCGGATAAATCAGTTTATATTTCCCCTGAAGTCGCGGGTAAGATAAAAGTGATTCATGTGACCGCGAACCAAGAGGTCCATGCCGGTCAGCTGCTCATCCAACTCGAAGATGCTAAGCCTCAGGCTAGTGTGTCAGAGGCTAAGGCTTACCTTAAGGATGAACAACGTAAGCTAAAAGAATATCTCAAGCTTATTGATCGCAACGCCATCACCCAGACTGAGATCGATGCACAAAGAGCCAGTGTTGATATTGCAACCGCCAGACTCGGGTCGGCTAAGGCCGAACTGGAATTTAACTATATTAAGGCGCCATTTTCAGGCACAGCTGGCTTACTGGATTTCAGCCTCGGAGCCATGGTGACGGCTGGAAGTGAGCTGCTTTCCCTCGATGACCTCTCATCTATGCGCGTCGACTTGCAAGTACCTGAAAATTATCTCTCTATGTTGAGTGTCGGTATGACGGTCACAGCGACCAGCAGAGCCTGGCCCGATAGTGCCTTTACCGGTCACGTAATGGCTATCGACTCTCGTATTAATCAGGAGACCCTTAATCTTAAGGTACGGGTCAAATTCGATAATACGGATCATAAACTAAAGCCTGGCATGATGATGTCGGCGAGTCTGAGTTTTCCTGCCGTATCAGAACCTGTTATCCCGGTACAAGCCATTGAATATTCTGGTACCAAGCGATTTGTGTATGGGGTTGGTGAAGATCAGTTAGCCAAACGAATTCAAGTGACTCTAGGGGCGCGAATTCAAGATGAAGTCATTATCACAGATGGACTCAGCGTGGGTGATCGCATCGTAGTCCAAGGTTTAGTCAATATGCGTGACGGCTTGAGAGTAGATGAGCTTTCAAACCAGGATGAGTCTATCACTGCAGGACATACCTTAGGTGAGCCCCAGGGAGACAGAAGTTAA